Proteins encoded by one window of Mustelus asterias chromosome 9, sMusAst1.hap1.1, whole genome shotgun sequence:
- the rps16 gene encoding small ribosomal subunit protein uS9 yields the protein MPAKGPLQSVQVFGRKKTATAVAHCKRGNGLIKVNGRPLEQIEPRTLQYKLLEPVLLLGKERFAGVDIRVRVKGGGHVAQIYAIRQSISKALVAYYQKYVDEASKKEIKDILIQYDRTLLVADPRRCEAKKFGGPGARARYQKSYR from the exons ATGCCTGCAAAAGGTCCTTTGCAGTCGGTCCAGGTTTTTGGGCGGAAG AAAACAGCAACTGCTGTGGCCCACTGTAAAAGAGGAAATGGCCTTATCAAAGTAAATGGAAGACCTCTGGAACAGATTGAGCCAAGAACCTTGCAGTACAAA CTGTTGGAACCAGTTCTGCTGTTGGGCAAGGAGAGATTTGCTGGAGTCGATATTCGAGTTCGTGTGAAAGGGGGTGGTCATGTAGCTCAAATCTATG CTATCCGTCAATCCATTTCTAAAGCATTGGTGGCATACTACCAGAAAT ATGTAGATGAGGCCTCCAAGAAAGAAATCAAGGACATCCTCATACAGTATGACAGGACCTTGCTGGTTGCTGATCCACGCCGTTGTGAGGCCAAGAAATTTGGTGGACCTGGTGCCCGTGCACGTTACCAGAAATCTTACCGTTAA
- the gnsa gene encoding N-acetylglucosamine-6-sulfatase, which produces MASLPCALALLFLSAAVQEVSSKRPNIVLILTDDQDVLLGGMTPLKKTRKLLGDLGTTFNNVYVASPLCCPSRASILTGKYPHNHRVFNNTLEGNCSSKAWQKTQEPNTFPTILQRHCGYRTFFAGKYLNEYGSEVAGGIEHVPPGWDHWYALAKNSKYYNYTLSVNGKPQNHGQNYSQDYLTDLLSNVSLEFLEYRNKYVPFFMMISTPAPHSPWTPAPQYEKSFLDVKAPRNTNFNIHGKDKHWLIRQAKTPMTNSSIHFLDNAFRKRWQTLLSVDDLVEKVVKKLDAVKELENTYIFFTSDNGYHTGQFSLPIDKRQLYEFDIKVPLLVRGPGIKSNLTNKMLVANIDLAPTFLDIAGYDVNKTRMDGMSLLPLLNGMAQNVTWRTDLLVEYQGEGHNKSDPTCPSLGPGVTNCFPDCVCEDAYNNTYACVRTIATAANLQYCEFDDSEVFVEVYNLTSDPHQITNIAKSIDQEVLEKMNHRLMMLQSCSGSTCHTPGIYDPRYRFDPQLMFHHGPGAMKLFHKTL; this is translated from the exons ATGGCTTCACTTCCTTGTGCACTCGCTCTCTTGTTTCTCTCTGCTGCTGTCCAGGAGGTCAGCTCGAAGCGGCCCAACATCGTCTTGATCCTCACCGACGATCAGGATGTCCTCCTGGGCGGGATG ACACCATTGAAGAAAACCAGAAAACTTCTTGGAGACCTTGGAACAACATTTAATAatgtg tatGTGGCCAGCCCACTATGCTGTCCGAGCAGAGCCAGTATCCTAACTGGGAAGTATCCACACAATCACCGTGTATTTAATAACACACTAGAAGGAAACTGTAGTAGCAAAGCATGGCAGAAAACACAGGAACCTAACACATTCCCAACTATCCTCCAACGTCATTGTGGATACCGGACCTTTTTTGCGGGGAAATATTTGAATGAG TATGGATCAGAGGTTGCAGGTGGCATCGAACATGTTCCACCAGGTTGGGATCACTGGTATGCTCTG GCAAAGAATTCAAAATACTACAATTACACACTGTCTGTTAATGGAAAACCTCAAAATCATGGCCAGAACTACAGCCAAGATTATCTAACTGATCTACTA TCAAATGTTTCATTGGAGTTTTTGGAATACAGAAACAAGTATGTTCCATTCTTCATGATGATCTCTACTCCAGCACCACATTCCCCTTGGACTCCTGCCCCACAGTATGAAAAGAGCTTTTTGGATGTTAAAGCACCAAGAAACACCAACTTTAATATACATGGAAAG GATAAACATTGGCTAATCCGGCAAGCAAAGACTCCCATGACCAACTCTTCAATTCATTTTCTGGATAATGCTTTCAGGAAAAG GTGGCAAACTCTGCTGTCAGTGGATGATCTTGTAGAAAAAGTTGTGAAGAAACTTGATGCAGTCAAAGAGTTAGAAAACACCTATATTTTCTTTACATCTGATAATGGCTATCATACAG GTCAATTTTCTTTGCCAATTGACAAACGCCAACTATATGAATTTGATATTAAAGTGCCATTGCTTGTGCGAGGACCTGGAATCAAATCTAACCTGACTAATAAG ATGCTTGTAGCAAATATTGATTTGGCTCCCACATTCTTGGATATAGCTGGCTATGATGTTAACAAGACTAGGATGGATGGCATGTCTCTCTTGCCTCTGCTG AATGGTATGGCACAAAATGTGACATGGAGGACTGATCTCCTTGTAGAATACCAAGGAGAGGGACATAATAAAAGTGATCCAACCTGCCCTTCGTTGGGGCCTGGGGTCACA AATTGTTTCCCTGATTGTGTTTGTGAAGATGCATATAACAACACCTATGCGTGTGTAAGAACGATTGCCACTGCAGCTAACTTGCAATATTGTGAATTTGATGATAGTGAG GTGTTTGTAGAAGTCTATAATTTAACCTCTGACCCACACCAAATCACAAATATTGCCAAGAGTATAGATCAAGAAGTTCTTGAGAAGATGAACCATCGTCTCATGATGTTACAGTCTTGTTCTGGGTCAACATGCCATACACCGGGAATATATGATCCAAG gtACAGATTTGACCCTCAACTAATGTTCCACCATGGACCTGGTGCAATGAAGTTATTCCACAAAACCTTATGA